A stretch of bacterium DNA encodes these proteins:
- a CDS encoding TrbC/VirB2 family protein: MTHRYLARLTTLAILLWAAALPVFAQGVQGGLENPLKFSSVEKFVEGFLRAIVIIALPLITVFIVYAGFKFIAARGNPEGLNDAKRNITYVIMGAILILSAWVLATMIGGTIRQLLG, from the coding sequence ATGACGCATCGATATCTCGCACGCCTGACGACACTCGCCATCCTCCTGTGGGCGGCGGCATTGCCGGTTTTCGCGCAGGGCGTGCAAGGCGGTCTCGAGAATCCGCTCAAGTTCTCATCCGTCGAGAAATTCGTGGAAGGATTTTTGCGCGCTATCGTCATCATCGCCCTTCCTTTGATCACCGTCTTTATCGTCTACGCCGGCTTCAAGTTCATCGCGGCGCGCGGAAATCCGGAAGGACTCAACGACGCGAAGCGCAATATCACCTACGTCATCATGGGCGCGATCCTCATCCTCAGCGCGTGGGTCCTTGCGACGATGATCGGCGGTACGATCCGCCAGCTCCTCGGCTGA
- the infB gene encoding translation initiation factor IF-2 yields MSSASTTTERPPIVAVLGHVDHGKSTLLDYIRKANTVAKEAGGITQHVAAYEVVHEREGKLKKITFIDTPGHAAFQAIRARGAKIADIAILVVAADDGVKAQTLEALESIKASNTPFVVAINKIDKPNADMSRTQASLLENHVYLEKLGGDIPWTAISAKSGQGVDELLDLILLVAELSEFKADPDVLAKGYVVEAHRDEKRGIAATLIITEGTLSSGQAVRAGRAVVPVRIMTDHNGKAIKEATFSSPVTLYGFDELPEVGSEFVTYKKKGEAEADKPEVVRAANVLAEEESSKFFLPVIIRADVTGSLEGIQHELAKIGDEFTGIRIVQTGIGAVSEADVKAAIASAATPAVIVGFDVPVDATARESARQHNVRIETYDIIYKLAESLTEILKESAPKRQVEESIGKARILKLFSSGKGKQTLGGTVFEGRFEKRTSVRVTRKGEEIGIGWVDSLQSHRQSAERIETGSEFGAEIEAEFDLAQGDVLESFRTKTV; encoded by the coding sequence ATGTCCTCCGCTTCTACCACAACCGAACGTCCGCCAATCGTAGCCGTTCTCGGTCACGTCGATCACGGTAAGTCGACGCTGCTCGACTACATCCGCAAGGCCAACACCGTCGCCAAGGAAGCAGGCGGCATCACCCAGCACGTCGCTGCCTACGAGGTCGTCCACGAGCGTGAGGGCAAGCTCAAGAAGATCACCTTTATCGATACGCCGGGCCATGCGGCATTCCAGGCTATCCGCGCACGCGGTGCGAAGATCGCCGACATCGCCATCCTCGTCGTCGCGGCGGATGACGGCGTGAAGGCACAGACCCTCGAAGCACTGGAGAGCATCAAGGCATCGAACACGCCGTTCGTTGTCGCTATCAACAAGATCGACAAGCCGAACGCGGATATGAGCCGCACACAGGCATCGCTTTTGGAGAATCACGTCTATCTCGAGAAGCTCGGCGGGGATATCCCATGGACAGCAATCTCCGCAAAGAGCGGTCAGGGCGTCGATGAACTCCTTGATCTCATCCTTCTCGTCGCCGAACTCTCTGAATTCAAAGCAGATCCGGATGTTCTTGCAAAAGGCTACGTCGTCGAAGCGCATCGCGATGAGAAGCGCGGCATCGCGGCAACACTCATCATCACCGAAGGCACGCTCTCGAGCGGTCAGGCGGTGCGCGCTGGCCGCGCGGTCGTTCCGGTCCGCATCATGACCGACCACAACGGGAAAGCGATCAAGGAAGCGACGTTCTCCTCTCCGGTCACGCTCTACGGTTTCGACGAACTTCCGGAAGTCGGTTCCGAATTCGTCACGTACAAGAAGAAAGGCGAAGCGGAAGCTGATAAGCCGGAAGTCGTCCGCGCTGCAAACGTCCTCGCCGAAGAAGAATCCTCGAAGTTCTTCCTCCCCGTCATCATCCGCGCCGACGTCACGGGCTCGCTTGAAGGCATCCAGCATGAACTCGCGAAGATCGGCGACGAATTCACCGGCATCCGCATCGTACAGACCGGTATCGGCGCGGTTTCCGAAGCAGATGTGAAGGCGGCGATCGCAAGCGCCGCGACTCCCGCCGTCATCGTCGGTTTTGATGTACCGGTAGATGCGACGGCACGCGAGAGTGCGCGCCAGCACAACGTCCGCATCGAAACCTACGACATCATCTACAAACTCGCTGAGAGCCTCACCGAGATCCTCAAGGAAAGCGCCCCGAAGCGCCAGGTCGAGGAATCGATCGGTAAAGCACGCATCCTCAAGCTCTTCTCGAGCGGCAAGGGCAAGCAGACCCTCGGCGGCACCGTCTTCGAGGGCCGCTTCGAGAAGCGCACGAGCGTACGCGTCACCCGCAAGGGCGAGGAGATCGGCATCGGCTGGGTTGATAGCCTCCAGTCGCACCGCCAGAGCGCGGAACGCATCGAGACCGGCAGTGAATTCGGTGCCGAGATCGAGGCGGAGTTTGATCTCGCCCAAGGAGACGTGTTAGAAAGCTTCCGTACCAAAACCGTATGA
- a CDS encoding extracellular solute-binding protein: protein MKPGMSTFQMVLLAVFGTFAVASVLIFSFFIGTNSSSSTGPVVVWGTFDESAFSTVIRQMVETESRLRQVSYVQKDPTTFRAELANALASGTGPDLFILRQDETITEGAKIFPIPYEQLPRDTFRNLWAEAADPFLGAEGSLGIPFAVDPFVLYWNRDMLSTAGIAKPPVYWDEVYDLTRTATRKSDAGSITKSAIAFGEYANVNHAKAILSMLIMQAGGRITGRDSAGTLMPSLTARVNETSQPGDSALRFFTQFSNPSSPDYSWNRSMPEARTAFAQGDLAIYLGPASEEPLIRRLNPNLNFAIATSVPQVKGAERTVDAGYAYAFAIPRASQNPQGALTAAYILAGPEGSKLLSLAFGLASARRDVLAEPAQGNDAVFNKMALLVRTWEDPNPQETERIFKDMIESVTSGAARTLEAVQRAEQAMRTLTTQ from the coding sequence ATGAAGCCCGGCATGTCGACATTCCAGATGGTGCTCCTCGCGGTATTCGGCACCTTCGCGGTGGCGAGCGTGCTCATCTTCTCGTTCTTCATCGGTACGAATTCGAGTTCGTCGACAGGGCCGGTCGTGGTGTGGGGAACGTTCGATGAGAGCGCATTCTCGACGGTCATCCGTCAGATGGTTGAAACCGAAAGCCGTTTGCGACAAGTGAGCTACGTGCAGAAAGATCCGACGACGTTCCGCGCCGAGCTCGCGAATGCGCTCGCATCCGGTACGGGGCCTGATCTGTTCATCCTCCGCCAAGACGAAACCATCACCGAAGGGGCGAAGATCTTCCCGATACCGTACGAACAGCTTCCGCGCGATACCTTCCGCAACCTCTGGGCTGAAGCGGCGGATCCGTTCTTGGGCGCTGAAGGATCCCTCGGTATCCCGTTTGCCGTGGACCCGTTCGTCCTCTATTGGAATCGCGACATGCTCTCGACCGCAGGCATCGCGAAGCCGCCGGTGTATTGGGATGAGGTGTACGACCTCACGCGTACCGCGACGCGTAAGAGCGATGCGGGTTCGATCACCAAGAGCGCGATCGCGTTCGGTGAATACGCCAACGTGAACCACGCGAAAGCGATCCTCAGCATGCTCATCATGCAGGCAGGAGGCAGGATCACCGGAAGGGATAGCGCGGGTACGCTCATGCCATCTCTCACGGCGCGCGTGAATGAGACTTCGCAGCCGGGGGACAGTGCGCTGCGCTTCTTTACGCAGTTCTCGAATCCATCCAGTCCGGATTACAGCTGGAATCGTTCCATGCCGGAAGCGCGCACTGCGTTTGCGCAGGGGGATCTGGCGATCTATCTCGGACCGGCGAGCGAAGAGCCGCTCATCCGCCGCCTTAATCCGAATCTCAACTTCGCGATCGCGACGAGCGTGCCGCAGGTGAAAGGTGCCGAGCGTACCGTGGATGCGGGGTACGCGTATGCGTTCGCGATCCCACGTGCATCGCAGAATCCTCAGGGCGCGCTCACGGCAGCGTACATCCTTGCGGGGCCGGAAGGATCCAAGCTCCTCTCGCTCGCATTCGGTCTGGCATCGGCGCGTCGCGACGTGCTTGCCGAGCCGGCGCAGGGGAACGATGCGGTCTTCAATAAGATGGCGCTCCTGGTGCGTACCTGGGAAGACCCGAATCCCCAAGAGACAGAACGCATCTTCAAGGATATGATTGAAAGCGTCACCTCGGGTGCGGCGCGTACGCTAGAAGCGGTGCAGCGTGCCGAACAGGCGATGAGGACGCTGACCACGCAATAG
- a CDS encoding S1 RNA-binding domain-containing protein, which produces MATATKAAEVEVLDSEKEEAVQVPTGPMAEFLESTPKRPMNDDVVEGPVIAIGRARVFVDLHPFGTGIIYGREYLSAREALKNTNVGDTITAKVVGIEKKEGYIELSLREARQALIWGEAEQAMQKKTVFQLPVTDANKGGLIINWQGIQGFLPASQLAPAHYPRVPDGDKEKIFGELKKLVGTNLELLVITANPKEQKLIFSEKGAGSSERSSLVEKYHVGDAVEGVVTGATEFGVFVKLEEGLEGLVHISEMDWALVENPKSRYKVGESVKVKVIEIKDDKVSLSIKALKDDPWKAAAAKYKKDQKVEAVVIKYNKHGALASIEEGVAGLVHISEFKDENDLRASLELGKVYPFVIKLFEPKERRMTLSFAGEKR; this is translated from the coding sequence ATGGCTACAGCTACTAAGGCTGCCGAGGTCGAAGTCCTCGACAGCGAAAAAGAGGAAGCGGTGCAGGTCCCGACGGGGCCGATGGCAGAGTTCCTCGAATCGACACCGAAGCGTCCGATGAACGACGATGTCGTCGAAGGTCCGGTCATCGCGATCGGCCGCGCACGCGTCTTCGTCGACCTCCACCCGTTCGGTACGGGTATCATCTACGGCCGCGAATACCTCTCAGCTCGCGAGGCTCTTAAGAACACCAACGTCGGCGATACCATCACCGCGAAGGTCGTCGGCATCGAGAAGAAGGAAGGCTACATCGAGCTCTCGCTCCGCGAGGCTCGCCAGGCGCTCATCTGGGGCGAGGCGGAGCAGGCGATGCAGAAGAAGACCGTCTTCCAGCTTCCGGTCACCGACGCCAACAAGGGCGGCCTCATCATCAACTGGCAGGGCATCCAGGGCTTCCTCCCGGCATCGCAACTCGCACCGGCACACTATCCGCGCGTTCCGGATGGCGACAAGGAGAAGATCTTCGGCGAACTGAAGAAGCTCGTCGGCACCAATCTCGAACTCCTCGTCATCACCGCGAATCCGAAGGAGCAGAAGCTCATCTTCTCCGAGAAGGGTGCAGGCTCGTCTGAGCGCTCATCGCTCGTCGAGAAGTACCATGTCGGCGATGCAGTCGAAGGCGTTGTCACCGGCGCTACGGAATTCGGCGTCTTCGTGAAGCTCGAGGAAGGTCTCGAAGGCCTCGTCCACATCTCTGAGATGGACTGGGCGCTCGTCGAGAACCCGAAGAGCCGCTACAAGGTAGGAGAGAGCGTGAAGGTGAAGGTCATCGAGATCAAGGACGACAAGGTCTCCCTCTCGATCAAGGCTCTCAAGGACGATCCATGGAAGGCAGCTGCCGCGAAGTACAAGAAGGACCAGAAGGTGGAAGCCGTGGTCATCAAGTACAACAAGCACGGCGCGCTCGCATCCATCGAGGAAGGTGTCGCAGGTCTCGTTCACATCAGCGAGTTCAAGGATGAGAACGATCTCCGCGCATCGCTCGAGCTCGGCAAGGTCTACCCGTTCGTCATCAAGCTCTTCGAGCCGAAGGAACGCCGTATGACGCTTTCGTTTGCTGGTGAGAAGCGATAA
- a CDS encoding cysteine desulfurase, which yields MWFSRPKRIYLDYASATPVRAEARKAVEKLWDTFGNPGGIHADGVAADKALEAARDKVALELACKAREVIFTSGGTEGNNIAILGVARNLLKRQDDFSKTHWVVSSIEHPSVLECFGEIERLGGQVTHVDPDERGTITADAVLAAVKKNTVLVSIGWANSEIGTVQPIREIARALVEKHPKTLMHTDAGQAPLYLAPHVHTLGVDLMTLDSGKVYGPRGVGALYISNRVDASSVYLGGGQERGLRPGTENVGLIAGFAEAFALAGIERKAEAQRLQILRDTFVKKLVARIPDVVVNGDIKRALPNMLNISLPDIQSEYVTLQLDAKGISISTKSACREGGNRRSHVVEALGGPSWRAENTLRFSLGNATSTKELERVLDELVRCIAKSET from the coding sequence ATGTGGTTCTCGCGACCGAAACGCATCTATTTAGACTACGCGAGCGCGACGCCGGTGCGCGCTGAGGCACGCAAAGCGGTGGAGAAGCTCTGGGACACCTTCGGGAATCCGGGCGGCATCCATGCTGATGGTGTCGCGGCGGACAAGGCGCTCGAAGCGGCGCGCGATAAGGTGGCACTCGAACTGGCCTGCAAGGCGCGCGAGGTGATCTTCACCTCCGGCGGCACGGAGGGGAACAATATCGCGATCCTCGGCGTCGCGCGGAACCTTTTGAAGCGTCAGGATGATTTTTCGAAAACACACTGGGTAGTGAGTTCGATCGAGCATCCATCGGTTCTGGAATGCTTTGGGGAAATCGAGCGCTTGGGCGGCCAGGTGACGCACGTTGATCCGGATGAGCGCGGTACCATCACCGCTGATGCGGTGCTTGCGGCGGTAAAGAAGAATACGGTCCTCGTCTCCATCGGCTGGGCGAACAGCGAGATCGGCACCGTGCAGCCGATCCGTGAGATCGCACGCGCGTTGGTGGAAAAGCATCCGAAAACCCTCATGCATACCGATGCAGGACAGGCGCCACTCTATCTTGCGCCGCACGTGCACACGCTCGGCGTGGATCTGATGACACTCGATTCCGGAAAAGTGTACGGACCGCGCGGTGTGGGAGCACTCTATATATCGAACCGCGTGGATGCATCGTCAGTGTACCTTGGTGGCGGCCAAGAGAGAGGGCTTCGGCCGGGGACGGAGAATGTCGGGCTCATTGCCGGCTTTGCGGAAGCATTCGCGCTCGCGGGCATTGAACGAAAAGCCGAAGCACAGCGTCTGCAGATACTGCGCGACACGTTCGTGAAAAAGCTCGTTGCGCGTATTCCCGATGTGGTGGTGAACGGCGATATCAAACGCGCGCTGCCGAACATGCTCAACATCTCCTTGCCGGATATCCAGAGCGAATACGTGACGCTGCAATTGGATGCGAAGGGGATTTCCATTTCGACGAAGAGCGCGTGTCGCGAAGGGGGGAATCGTCGCTCGCATGTGGTGGAAGCGCTCGGCGGGCCATCATGGCGCGCGGAAAACACGCTGCGATTCTCGCTCGGAAACGCGACGTCGACAAAAGAATTGGAGAGAGTTCTCGATGAATTGGTGCGTTGCATCGCGAAATCCGAAACGTGA
- a CDS encoding adenylyltransferase/cytidyltransferase family protein produces MKKGFTAGAFDLCHAGHFLMFEEAKSQCDYLIVGLHTDPTLDRPDTKNKPIMSVEERMIILKGIKYIDEVVTYETEADLYNILKENKLGINIRILGVEYKDKPYTGRDLPLEVYYNTRGHNFSTTELRNRVYEAEKAKREKAA; encoded by the coding sequence ATGAAAAAAGGCTTCACCGCGGGCGCATTCGACCTCTGCCATGCAGGTCATTTCCTCATGTTTGAGGAGGCAAAATCCCAGTGCGATTACCTCATCGTCGGCCTCCATACCGACCCGACACTCGACCGACCGGACACCAAGAACAAGCCGATCATGTCGGTCGAGGAGCGCATGATCATCCTCAAGGGCATCAAGTACATCGACGAGGTCGTCACCTACGAGACCGAGGCGGATCTCTACAATATCCTCAAGGAGAACAAACTCGGCATCAATATCCGCATCCTCGGTGTCGAATACAAGGACAAACCGTACACCGGTCGCGACCTCCCTCTTGAGGTCTACTACAACACCCGCGGCCATAACTTCTCGACGACTGAATTACGCAACCGCGTGTACGAGGCAGAGAAGGCAAAGCGCGAGAAGGCGGCCTAG
- a CDS encoding class I SAM-dependent methyltransferase yields MYPHQGGSTHEKRRFAHPARTVSAFGIEPGMKVADFGAGSGAYVNLIAKELLGSGTVYAIDIQKDLLRRIKNDAVKHGHTNVDVIWGDVEEDGGSKLGSVLDIVLVSNLLFQVRDKTGVLIEAERTLKHGGRVIIIDWSESFRGMGPTEDHVVTKEQAYEHARKAGLTFVREFNAGAHHYGLIFRKTSQ; encoded by the coding sequence ATGTACCCTCACCAGGGAGGTTCTACGCATGAGAAGCGTCGTTTCGCGCATCCCGCGCGCACGGTGAGCGCGTTCGGTATCGAGCCGGGCATGAAGGTTGCCGACTTCGGCGCCGGTTCCGGCGCGTATGTGAATCTCATCGCCAAGGAGCTTCTCGGAAGCGGTACGGTCTATGCGATCGATATCCAGAAGGATCTCCTGCGACGCATCAAGAATGATGCCGTGAAGCATGGCCACACAAATGTCGATGTCATCTGGGGGGATGTCGAGGAAGACGGCGGTTCGAAACTCGGCAGCGTGTTGGATATCGTCCTTGTCTCGAATCTCCTGTTCCAGGTACGCGACAAGACGGGCGTCCTTATCGAGGCGGAGCGAACGCTGAAGCATGGGGGAAGAGTCATCATCATCGATTGGTCGGAATCGTTCCGCGGCATGGGACCGACGGAAGATCATGTGGTCACCAAAGAGCAGGCATACGAGCATGCACGAAAGGCAGGACTCACCTTCGTGCGTGAATTCAATGCCGGCGCGCATCATTACGGGCTTATCTTCCGGAAAACTTCCCAATAA
- a CDS encoding MBL fold metallo-hydrolase, with translation MILTYHDGFCVRASAGDTTVVFGPISKQSKNFKPTNFGADVAFISLNHPDMNGAEEAGRGEKQPFVIQGPGEYEIKDITAFGFPSESEYGKEHRINTLYSVTFDGLSVFYAGAVSTPTLPKDVEEMDSPDILIVPIGGEGALTPAEAQKLAVSLEAKIVIPVGYDAAALKVFLKEAGAEGVVPEEKLTLKKKDVAGKEGEVVVLKA, from the coding sequence ATGATTCTCACGTACCATGACGGGTTTTGTGTGCGCGCGAGCGCGGGGGATACGACCGTAGTCTTCGGGCCGATTTCCAAGCAGTCTAAGAATTTCAAACCGACCAATTTCGGCGCCGACGTCGCCTTCATCTCGCTCAACCATCCGGATATGAATGGCGCCGAGGAGGCAGGTCGCGGTGAGAAGCAGCCGTTCGTCATCCAAGGGCCGGGCGAATACGAGATCAAGGATATCACTGCGTTCGGTTTTCCTTCTGAATCCGAATACGGCAAAGAGCACCGTATCAACACGCTTTACTCGGTGACCTTCGATGGGCTTTCGGTCTTCTATGCCGGAGCGGTGAGTACGCCGACCCTTCCGAAAGATGTCGAAGAGATGGACTCGCCGGATATCCTTATCGTCCCGATCGGCGGCGAAGGCGCGCTTACTCCTGCCGAAGCGCAGAAGCTCGCGGTATCTCTGGAAGCGAAGATCGTCATCCCGGTCGGCTACGATGCAGCAGCTCTGAAGGTATTCCTCAAGGAAGCGGGCGCTGAAGGCGTGGTGCCGGAAGAGAAGCTTACGCTGAAGAAGAAGGATGTCGCCGGAAAGGAAGGCGAGGTGGTGGTGTTGAAAGCGTAG
- the gyrA gene encoding DNA gyrase subunit A: MARAKKAEEAPQNDGNSVDTAVRIVPRSITTEMRESYLDYAMSVITARALPDVRDGFKPVHRRILFSMNENGLTASAKTKKSATIVGDVLGKYHPHGDASVYDAMVKLAQDFSMRYPMIIGQGNFGSIDGDGAAAYRYTEAKMSRLAGEMMRDIDKDTVDFRPNYDNTKMEPVVLPAAVPNLLLNGTLGIAVGMASNIPPHNLREVTAATVHLIDAPDATTEDLLQFVQGPDFPTGCIAFNQTDIKHAYSSGRGGVVVRGEAEITENKKGDYQIIVTSIPYRVNKSDLLTRIADLVHEKKLEGIKDIRDESAKDIRIAIDLKNNANPQTVLNFLYKHTQLEETFHYNVVALVDGVPQTLSLKVVLEQFILHRKEVVTRRTKYDLGVAKAREHILLGLSKALDHIDEIIQLIKKSKDTDDARKGLMTKFKFSEIQANAILDMRLQKLSGLERKKIEDELNAVQATIAYLESLLKSEKKMMDLIKKELTEIAEKYGDDRRTKIVKRAAKLLNPEDLVADEDFALVLTQGGYIKRTNPAEYRRQKRGGVGVIDLDTKEEDFVTHLLTASAHSDLLFFSDKGKAYQIKMYELPEGKRATKGKSIMNFISLEQDEKITSILPMPKETKAMEGLMLVMATKNGTVKKTSAESFKEVRRSGLIAIGLDKGDALISARFARKGDTVFLVTAKGQSIRFAESDVREMGRQAGGVRGIKIPSSDEVIGADVVEKGSNKELLVLSSLGFGKKTPLKEYKVQGRGGSGIKTSAVTAKTGPVIAGLIVDEHGELIAMSQKSQVIRTDLTEIRSSGRQTQGVRVMRLRDGDKIAACVILEGKAE; the protein is encoded by the coding sequence ATGGCGCGTGCGAAAAAGGCTGAAGAAGCTCCTCAAAACGACGGGAATTCGGTAGATACCGCGGTGCGCATCGTGCCGCGCTCGATCACGACCGAGATGCGCGAGTCGTACCTCGACTACGCGATGTCGGTCATCACCGCCCGCGCGCTTCCGGATGTGCGTGACGGCTTCAAGCCGGTGCACCGCCGCATCCTCTTCTCGATGAACGAGAACGGCCTTACGGCGAGCGCGAAGACGAAGAAGTCCGCGACCATCGTGGGAGATGTGCTCGGTAAGTACCACCCGCACGGCGATGCGTCCGTGTACGACGCGATGGTGAAATTGGCGCAGGATTTCTCGATGCGCTATCCGATGATCATCGGCCAAGGAAACTTCGGTTCGATCGATGGCGATGGCGCCGCAGCATACCGCTATACCGAAGCGAAGATGTCGCGTCTCGCGGGCGAGATGATGCGTGATATCGACAAGGATACCGTCGATTTCCGTCCGAACTACGACAACACGAAGATGGAACCGGTGGTCCTTCCGGCGGCGGTCCCGAACCTCCTCCTCAACGGTACGCTCGGTATCGCCGTGGGTATGGCATCGAACATCCCGCCGCACAACCTCCGCGAAGTAACCGCAGCGACGGTGCACCTCATCGATGCTCCGGATGCCACGACGGAGGATCTCCTGCAGTTCGTACAGGGTCCGGATTTCCCGACGGGATGCATCGCGTTCAACCAGACCGATATCAAGCATGCGTACTCGAGCGGCCGCGGCGGGGTCGTGGTGCGCGGCGAGGCGGAGATCACGGAGAACAAGAAGGGCGACTACCAGATCATCGTCACCTCCATCCCGTACCGCGTGAACAAGTCCGACCTCCTCACGAGGATCGCGGATCTCGTGCACGAGAAGAAACTCGAAGGCATCAAGGACATCCGCGACGAATCGGCGAAGGATATCCGCATCGCGATCGATCTCAAGAACAACGCGAATCCGCAGACGGTGCTGAATTTCCTCTACAAGCACACGCAGCTCGAGGAGACCTTCCACTACAACGTCGTCGCGCTCGTCGACGGCGTGCCGCAGACGCTTTCCCTTAAGGTCGTCTTGGAGCAGTTCATCCTCCACCGCAAGGAGGTCGTCACGCGCCGCACGAAATACGACTTGGGTGTCGCGAAGGCGCGTGAGCACATCCTCCTCGGCCTTTCGAAGGCGCTCGATCATATCGACGAGATCATCCAGCTCATCAAGAAGTCGAAGGACACCGATGATGCCCGCAAGGGGCTCATGACGAAGTTCAAGTTCTCCGAGATCCAGGCGAACGCGATCCTCGACATGCGCCTCCAGAAGCTCTCCGGCCTCGAGCGCAAGAAGATCGAAGACGAATTGAATGCCGTACAGGCGACCATCGCGTACCTCGAATCGCTCCTCAAGAGCGAGAAGAAGATGATGGACCTCATCAAGAAGGAATTGACGGAGATCGCGGAGAAATACGGTGACGATCGTCGTACGAAGATCGTGAAGCGTGCCGCGAAACTCTTGAATCCGGAGGATCTCGTCGCTGATGAGGATTTCGCACTCGTCTTGACACAAGGCGGCTACATCAAGCGCACGAATCCGGCCGAGTATCGTCGCCAGAAGCGCGGCGGTGTGGGTGTCATCGATCTCGATACCAAGGAAGAGGATTTCGTGACGCACCTCCTTACGGCGAGTGCGCACTCGGATCTCCTTTTCTTCTCCGACAAGGGTAAGGCGTACCAGATCAAGATGTACGAATTGCCGGAAGGTAAGCGCGCGACGAAGGGTAAGTCCATCATGAATTTCATCTCGCTCGAACAGGATGAGAAGATCACTTCGATCCTGCCGATGCCGAAGGAAACCAAGGCGATGGAAGGCCTCATGCTGGTGATGGCGACCAAGAACGGTACGGTGAAAAAGACGTCCGCCGAGAGTTTCAAGGAGGTGCGCCGCTCGGGCCTCATCGCGATCGGACTCGACAAGGGCGATGCGCTTATTTCCGCACGATTTGCGCGCAAGGGGGATACGGTCTTCCTCGTGACCGCGAAGGGCCAATCGATCCGCTTCGCGGAGAGCGATGTGCGCGAGATGGGTCGCCAGGCCGGCGGAGTCCGCGGTATCAAGATCCCATCTTCCGATGAGGTCATCGGCGCAGACGTCGTCGAGAAGGGGTCCAACAAGGAACTCCTCGTCCTCTCATCGCTCGGTTTCGGCAAGAAGACGCCGCTCAAGGAATACAAAGTACAGGGACGTGGCGGCTCCGGCATCAAGACGTCTGCCGTTACGGCAAAGACGGGACCAGTGATCGCGGGTCTTATCGTCGACGAACACGGGGAACTCATCGCGATGTCGCAGAAGAGTCAGGTCATCCGTACCGACCTCACGGAGATCCGCTCGAGCGGTCGCCAGACGCAGGGTGTGCGCGTGATGCGATTGCGCGACGGCGACAAGATCGCTGCCTGCGTCATTCTTGAAGGGAAGGCCGAGTAA
- a CDS encoding ribosome-binding factor A has protein sequence MMNESRRQNKVAEEIAHRAGEFLARSIKAGGSLVTVTHADIAPDLKNVTIFVSVLPKSHEEEMLVSLKRLRTDFHDFLKSKTVLRNVPTVDFAIDFGEANRQRIDELTR, from the coding sequence ATGATGAACGAATCACGCCGTCAGAATAAGGTCGCCGAAGAGATCGCGCACCGCGCGGGCGAATTCCTCGCACGCAGCATCAAGGCAGGCGGCTCGCTCGTTACCGTCACCCATGCAGATATCGCACCGGATCTGAAGAACGTCACCATCTTCGTATCCGTCCTCCCGAAATCGCACGAAGAGGAAATGCTGGTGAGCCTGAAGCGTCTGCGCACCGATTTCCATGATTTCCTGAAGTCGAAGACGGTGCTGCGCAACGTCCCGACGGTCGATTTCGCGATCGATTTCGGCGAAGCGAATCGTCAGCGAATCGACGAACTGACGCGCTAA